In Prosthecobacter sp., the genomic window GAAGACTCCCGCGAAGGAAACTGGCGCGCGCCGCTGGGAGGTGCGGGCGATGCTCATCGAGAACCTGCTCGTCAACGGCGCGGGTGATGCTTCACGCGTTTACGCCGAGGACATGCTGAAGCTCTGGAAGACCAAGCCGCCCGCCGCAGGCACGAAGCCGGACATTGGCGAGCTGGAGTGGCTGCTGTGCCGCAGTCATGGCGCTCCGGCTTACAGCGAGTTTGATCCGCCGCAGATCGCGCAAGTCCGGGAGGACGTTCAGCAGGGATCTTTTCAGCGGCTGCAAATCCAGCAGGGCGCGATGCAGCATTTTCCTGTCTCAGCAGGCGATCCCGTGAAGCATGTCGCGGCGCTGCGCGCCTTTTTGAAGTCGTATCCGGCGCATGCGCGATCCGCCGAGGCAGCGATAACGTTGGTGCAGGCACTCGTTGCTCAAAACAAACCGGATGAGGCCATCGAGGCCTGCAAGGCGCTCTATGATCGTGCCGACTGGCCCGCGCCCGCCGCGAACGAGATGGACAAACGCACACCGGTGGAACGCCTGGAAGCCTGGAGGCAGATGGCGTTCTTCCAGATTGGCGCGCTGCATTTCGCCGCGCGGCGTTATCCGCAGGCAATCGAGCAATGGCGTGGCTACATTGCCAAGCATCCCGATGGCGGCCTCTGGCAGCAGGCGCAGGCGCGGATCATCGAGGCGGAGTTTCAGCTCTGCCTCGAAGCGGTGGCGGCGGACAACCGCGAGGAGGCCACGAAGCGCTTCGATGCCTTCATCGCCGCGCATCCCCTCGATGCTCGCTGCGCGCAGTTGCTGTTCTTGAACGGGCAGTGGCCTTACGCGGCCGCGTTGAAGGAAAAAGATGCCGCCAAGGCCAAGCCGCTGTTTGAAAGCGCCATCGCCGAATGGGCGCGGCTCATCATCAAGCATCCGCAGAGCGAGGAAGCCTCGCTCGCACTCTACCGCACCGGCGTGATCCAGGCGGAGCATCTGGACCGGCATGAAGACGCGCTGAACACTTTTCAGCGCCTGAACTGGGGCGGCTGGAAACAACTGGCCGCCGAACGCGCCGCGATGATGCCGCAGCACTCGCTGGCGCTCCGCACGCCGCGCACCTTCCGCACGAACGAAACCGCACAGGTGCGCGTGAACGTGCGCAACATCGAGAAGCTGAAGGTCTCGCGCTACACGCTGAATCTCGAAGATTTCTTCCGCAGCCGCCATCGTCTTGATGGCGAGTCGGGCATCGGCTCACTCGACATTGATTTGATCCAGCCGGACAAAACCTGGGAAGTGGCCGTGGCGGACTACACGCGGCTCAAACCCATCGAGCAGGCCATCGACGTGCCTTTTGACGATGCGAAGCCCGGCGTGTGCCTCATCCGCGTCGAAGGCGAGGACTGGCAGGCCAGCACCATTGTCATTCGCAGTGATATTGAACTGATCGTGCAGTCCGCATGGAAGGAGGCGCTCGTGTTTGTGCAGGACCGCGTCAAAGGCACCGCCGTGGCCGATGTGGAGGTGTTGATCAGCAACGGCAAGGAAATCATCGGTCAGGGCAAGACGGCAAAGGACGGTGTGTTCCGCCTGCGCGGCGAAATGATCCGCGAGGCGGCCGATCTCTGCGTGCATGTGCGCACCGAGGCCGGCGTGGCGATCCAACGGCTCAATCTGCGCGGTATGACGCAAGAAATCACCGGCGGCAGCACGGATCGCGACAGCGTGGTGCTGTCACGACGCGGTTTCATTTACACGGACAAGCCCGCCTACCGCGCGGGCGATGCGGTTCACTTCCGCGGCATCATCCGCGAGGTGCAGGACGGTGCTTACAGCGTGCCCGTGGGCCGCGAATACAACATCAGCATCACGGATGACGGTGGTCGCGTGCTGCGTCGCATGAAGTCGAAGCTCAGCGACTTCGGCACCTTCACGCACAGCGTGCCCCTGCCCGCCAGCACGCCGGTCGGCAGCTATCGCATCACCGCGAAGGCCGTGGAGGGCGACGAAACGCACAGCGCGTGGTTTGAGGTGAAGGAATTCGAGATTGAGGAGATCAGCGCCGTCATCGAGACAAAGCCGGAGGCCGTGTTTCGCGGTGATCGAATCGAAGGCACGCTGCGCGTGAGCTACTCCTGGGGTTCGCCGCTCGTGGACGAGCCGGTGCGTCTGCGCATGCCTGATGGACGGCTGCTTGAAGGCAAAACCGACACAAAAGGTGTCTTCGCCTTCACCCAAGAGACCACGGCGTTTCAGCCCGGCAGCTTTGTGTCCTTCAATGCCGAACTGCCCGCACGCAGTCGCAGCGTGCCGCACACTGTCGCCATCTTGAGCGCTGGATTGCGGCTCGTGTGGGATCGCGTGCCAGCTCCCGCGCTCACGGACGAACCCGCGCTCATTCGTGTGAAGGCGCTCGATCATCGCGGTAAACCTGCTGCGACATCGGTGAAGGTCACGCTCTCGCGTCTCGACACGCAACCGGCGAACCCGGTGCTCTCCGGCCTGCCGGGACTCGTTTACATCCCAAACGCCAGCGTTCCGGAGCGGATCGCGGAGTTCACCGTGCAAACCGATGCCGCCACCGGTCTCGGCAGTTCCACCGTGGTGCTGCAATCCGCCACCCCGCACCAGCTTCACGCGCAGGCCGCCGACGCACGCGGTAATACCGTTGAGATCACCACCAGCGTGCAGGCCTCCGGCCCCGAGGACACGACGAAGCTTCGCTTGTTCAGCGACGATGACGAGGTCAACGAAGGAGCCGCGCTCAAGGTTGATGCGCACAGCCGGATCCCCGCGCCGCTCGCGCTCATCACGCTCGCAGGCGAGGAGATGATCGAGCATCGCATTCTCAAGCTCGCGCCCGGTCACAATGAACTTCCCGTCACCATCGCCGCCGCGCACTGGCCGCACTTCGAGGTCAGCATCGCCTGCCTCGACGGCGACAAGCTGCACAGCGCCCGCAAGGGCTTCGCGGTGAAGCGTCCGCTCAAGATTGAAATTCAAACACCCGCTCAAGCGGTGAAACCCGGCGCAGCCGCCGAGATCACGCTCACCACCACCGATGCAAACGGCAAACCCGTCGCCGCCGAGCTGAGCCTCGCACTCGCCAGCGCCGCGCTCTTTGCGCAATACGCGGATGGCACCGAAAACATCGACGACTTCTTCCACGGCAGCCTGCGCCGCGCCACCAGCCTGCGTATCAACAGCAACGCCGGCTTCCAGCATCGCGCCGCTTCCCAAGTCCTCACGCGCGATGAGTCCGGTAACGTCATCGCCAGCGCGAACACCACGCCGTCGCATGTCGAGCGTTTGCGTGACATGCAGTTGAACGAAAGCCGCGTGTGGTATCAGCAGTCCAGCGAACGCCAGCGTCTTTATCGCAGCGTCGATGAACTGCTCGTCCAACGCGAAAGCCTCTTTTTGACAGAGTTTGATCCGCCGCAACTGCCGCAAGGAGGCCAGGCACTGGCCTTGGGCGACGGCGTGATGACACTCAACATCAGTGGCAGCAATGGTTTGGTCGTGTCCGGCAGCAGCGCAGTTTTCAGCGGCGGCTTGGTCATGAACACACCAACTTCTCCGACAGCTTTCGACATCAATGGCACGACGCGTTTCAACACTTATGGCTTCCGCTCCGGTGATCAACCCATTGTCGGAAGGATGGCCTTCCAAGCCGACGATGCGCGTTCGACTGGCGGCAAACCGTTCGCCTCGGATGCGCAGTGGCTTTGCCCACTCGTCACCGATGCCTCGGGCAAAGTGAAAGTGTCCATGACCGCACCCGGCGTCGGCGGTGCCTGGCGTTTGTCGAGCCGTGGCTGCACGATCACCACGAGCGTCGGCCAGGCGGAGAAGGAGATGATCACGAAATGGGACTTCGCTCCCGAGATTCGTACGCCGGTCGCGGTCAGTCCCGGCGACAGCTTCACACCGCGCATGCTGCTTCACGGCGCTCCCGAAGGTGAAACAACTGCGGAGGCCACGTTTGAATCGACTAGCACTCAAAAACGCATGGTGACCTTGAAGCCGGATGGAACTGCCGAAGTTATCTTCGATCCGGTCACGGCGCCCGCGTCGCATGGTTTGAGCATTGCCACCGCCTCTGCGAAGACCGACAAGGGCACGGTTGCGCTCTCGGCGAACTTCATCGTGCCGCCCGTTGGCGAAACTCAACGCACTCACGCCGCGAATCTCCTCGCTGTTCCGGGCGAGGCCTTGATCGCTGCTGCTCCGGGTCAAAGTCTGCAGGCGTCTGTGTTCGGCTCGCCGTTCGTGTTGCTGCAGAACATGTCTTCTCTGTCGCAAACGGCTGCCAGCCGTCTGCTGAGCCGCGTTTCCACGGCACGTGCTGGCAAAGCATCGAATGAGGAGCAGATTCGTCTCCTCATCTCCGAGCTCCAAATCACCCAACGCGATGGTGGCTGGACATGGCAGGACGTGAAGTGGCAGCATGACAGCGTCGTGAGCAGCCTCGCGTTGTGGGCGCTGGTGGAGGCGAAGGCGCTCGGCCTTGAGGTGGAGGAAACCGCCGTCAAAGGTACCAGCGCCTACTTGAAGAAAGCGCTGGCGATCATTCCACCGGATGAACCGGACAAGGCGGCGGTGATTCTGCATGCGCTGGCCTGTGTGAATGAGGCGGACTTTTCGGTAGCGAACCGCATGTATCGCGACCGTGCGAAACTGAACGATCCGGCGCTTGCGTGGCTGGCGGCGGCGTTCCAACGCATGAATCGCGTCGATGAGGCGAAGGAATTGCTCAAGGCGCTCGAAGCGAAGCCTGTATGGGTAGGAAGCAAGACCACCTCACGCCTCAGCAGTGACGATGACACCACCGCCATCGTACTGTACGCGGCGGCGAAGACCGAACCCGGCTCCACGTTGGCAAAAAAGGCAGCAGATGTGCTGTTGCAGCGGCTTGGCGTCGATCTCGGCGCGCAGTCGGCCTTGCAAGGCCTGTGGACGGCGGCGTTGGCGGAGCATTTCATCAGCACCGGCATGCATCAAACGCCGGAAGCCGAGGAAATGAAACTGACGCTGAATGGCAACACGAGGAATGTCGGCTCGGGTGAGAAGATTCAAATCCCGACACCCAAACCGGGTGCGGACGGCAAGATTCATCTCGGACTGAGCTGGAAGGACAACAAAGGCACGCCCATCGTTATCACGACCTTCATCAACGAGAAGCCCGTCGATCTAAAAGCAGCCACCGTCGATTCGTTACCGACGATCGCGAAACGGCAGTGGCTGCATGAAGGCTTGCGGCATCACGATCTGCCATTGCAGGCGGAAAGCAGCTCGCCGGTGAATGTGGCGGCGCAGGGGCAGCGGTTGCGCGTGCGGCTGGAGTTGAAGACACCGAAGCAGCCGCAAAACGGCTACGTCATCATCGATGAACCGTTGCCCGGCGGCTGCATGTTCGTGCCGGGTTCTCTTTCTGCGAACGAGGCTCGCGTGGAACAGCTTCCGGGCATGCTGCGGCTGTGGTTCATCCCCGGCATGTTTGTTGAGAGCACTGAGATCAGTTACGAGTTAATCGCGCTGCATCCGGGCACCTATCGCATCCCGCACACGCGCGTGCGCGACGCCTGCCGTCCAGAGCGCTTCAATGCCGGGCCGGAGGGCAAACTGACAATTCTCGCGCCGGGCAAGCCTTCCACCGATCCGTATGTGATGAACGGTTTCGAGCGTCTGGAGCTGGCGGAACTGCTCTTCAATGAGAACGCGCTCGAAGAAGCCCGCACACATCTCGAAATCCTGCGCAACGACGCCGAGGCGATGAAATCCCATGAGCGTGACATCGCGCGCATGCTGCTGTGGATTCACACCACACGCGAGAAAACAGACGCACGACAGGTGGTGGAGCTGTTCGAGGCGCTGAGCGAACGCCATCCCGACATCGTCATTCCCTTCGACAAAATTTTGAAGGTGGCCGCCGCGTATCGCCAGATCGGCGAGTTTGAGCGTGCCTGGCTCGTGTATCGCGCCACGATGGACAGCAGCTTCGTCAGCGACGCGGGCGTGAGCGCCGCGCTCGAAACTGCCGGTGACTTCCCCGGCAGCGCCGAGCATCAAACAAGCCTGTGGATGGAGTATCCCGATGGCGCGGACGGCTTGCTCGCCTCCTTCAGCCTCGCGCAACGCTTCCAGGAAATGGCGGCGAATCCCACCAGTGTGCCGCTGCGGCCTGGAGCGGCGAAGTGGACGAAGAACCAGCTTCTGGAACGCAGCCGCGATCTTTTGAGGCAGTTGGTGACGCTGCATGCAAAGGACGATCTCGCCGACGATGCCGCGTTCAGTCTCGCGAATGTGTTCTTCGATCTCAAAGACTACGCCAGCGTCGTCACAACGGCCGGGAATGCCGCGACGACGTTCACCAAGAGCACCTTCCTGAACAACTTCCATTACATGACCGCGCTGGGCCGCTTCTGGCAGTATCAGTTTCCTGAGGCACTCGCCGCCGCCGCGCCGGTGGCTTCTGGCATGAGCGAGGATGCGCCGAACGCGCGCTACATCACCGCGCAGATTCATCACGCGCAGGGCAAGGTCGCCGAGGCGATCCGCTGGTATGAAAAGGTGAAGGACGATTTCGATGATGCCCGAGAGTCCATTGCCGTGCTTCAGGAAAAAGGCGTGAAGCTGCCACATGCGACACGGGTGAAGCCCGGACAGCCGGTGAAGCTCGAACTCGACCACCGCAACGTGAAGGAGGCGGCATTGCTCATCTACCGTGTCGATTTGATGAAGTTGCACGAACGCCAGAAGGATCTGAGCAGCGTCAGCGGTGTGAATCTCTCTGGCATCACACCACAGGCGGAGATGAAGGTGCCGCTGGGCGACGGACTCGACTACGCGTGGAAGAAACGCAGCATCGAGCTGCCACTCAAAGACGAAGGCGCGTATCTCGTGATCTGCCGTGGCGATTCACAAATGACCAGCGGGCTTGTGCTGCTCACCACGCTCGATTTGGAGGTCAATGAGGACGCCACGAATGGCGGCATCCGCGTGCAGTTGCGCGACACCATCCGCAACGCCTACGTAGCCGACGCCGACATCGCCGCCTACGACAGCAGCGGCACCGCCCAGCCGCAGAAAGGCCGCACCGATCCACGCGGTGCCTTCAGCGCCAGCGGCATCCACGGTCATGCGACCGTGGTGGTGAAACTCGGTGAGAATCGTTATGCCATTCATCGCAGCGCCACGCCCTTGATGCCTCCGCAGGTCGCGGTGCGCACCCCCGTGCCGATGCCAACGAACGGTGCCCCCGCGCAGCAACCCAGCGCGCCCGCCGCTGGCAAGCCGATGAGCAAAGACGATTATCTCTTCAACGTGAAAGGCAGATTCAACGATCTCAATACCGGCAACAAGGCCGCGTGGTTCGACAAGCTGCAAAACGAGGGAAAGGGCGTGAAAGCGGAGAAGGCGTTCAAGAAATGAGCAGACAGCCGCATTGCATGCGCCAGTATTTCATATTCTCATTGTCCTATGAACATCCGCCACCTCTTCAGCCTGCTCTACGCCCTTCTCATCGCCTCCTGCGCCACGCCGCCTGACCCGGAAACAAAGCCGATGGGCGAGAATGCGCTGAGCAAGGAAGAGATCAAGGCCGCGAAGGCCGGCCCGGTGGATTTCGTGAGTCATGTGAAGCCGGTGCTGGAACGGAAATGCGTGATGTGCCACAACCGCAAGGCGCTGCCGGGCCACATGAGCCTCGAAAACCGCACGCAGGCGATGCGCTCCGGGGCGTTGGGCGCTTACATCGTGCCCGGTCATCCTGAGAACAGCCTGCTCATTGCCAATGTCCATTCCGCACATCAAAACGT contains:
- a CDS encoding MG2 domain-containing protein — encoded protein: MHHRIVLILTLAFAAFLHAGPVEDASLLLQQQRYQDAATKLTDAVINAEKDAGYAHYLRAVALSESKQHAKAITDCDAVPAGHAWQRKALFLKAQCLAELKRHQEAEAIYSAEATQLFATMRKEKLAESLVVLAQEITKPAVPGQSVSGDAYNKALALYRKALELETGPTVRENLLFQSAAIIRRIKKHQEFPAACDMYLREFDPDWRGLTGSEAPKTPAKETGARRWEVRAMLIENLLVNGAGDASRVYAEDMLKLWKTKPPAAGTKPDIGELEWLLCRSHGAPAYSEFDPPQIAQVREDVQQGSFQRLQIQQGAMQHFPVSAGDPVKHVAALRAFLKSYPAHARSAEAAITLVQALVAQNKPDEAIEACKALYDRADWPAPAANEMDKRTPVERLEAWRQMAFFQIGALHFAARRYPQAIEQWRGYIAKHPDGGLWQQAQARIIEAEFQLCLEAVAADNREEATKRFDAFIAAHPLDARCAQLLFLNGQWPYAAALKEKDAAKAKPLFESAIAEWARLIIKHPQSEEASLALYRTGVIQAEHLDRHEDALNTFQRLNWGGWKQLAAERAAMMPQHSLALRTPRTFRTNETAQVRVNVRNIEKLKVSRYTLNLEDFFRSRHRLDGESGIGSLDIDLIQPDKTWEVAVADYTRLKPIEQAIDVPFDDAKPGVCLIRVEGEDWQASTIVIRSDIELIVQSAWKEALVFVQDRVKGTAVADVEVLISNGKEIIGQGKTAKDGVFRLRGEMIREAADLCVHVRTEAGVAIQRLNLRGMTQEITGGSTDRDSVVLSRRGFIYTDKPAYRAGDAVHFRGIIREVQDGAYSVPVGREYNISITDDGGRVLRRMKSKLSDFGTFTHSVPLPASTPVGSYRITAKAVEGDETHSAWFEVKEFEIEEISAVIETKPEAVFRGDRIEGTLRVSYSWGSPLVDEPVRLRMPDGRLLEGKTDTKGVFAFTQETTAFQPGSFVSFNAELPARSRSVPHTVAILSAGLRLVWDRVPAPALTDEPALIRVKALDHRGKPAATSVKVTLSRLDTQPANPVLSGLPGLVYIPNASVPERIAEFTVQTDAATGLGSSTVVLQSATPHQLHAQAADARGNTVEITTSVQASGPEDTTKLRLFSDDDEVNEGAALKVDAHSRIPAPLALITLAGEEMIEHRILKLAPGHNELPVTIAAAHWPHFEVSIACLDGDKLHSARKGFAVKRPLKIEIQTPAQAVKPGAAAEITLTTTDANGKPVAAELSLALASAALFAQYADGTENIDDFFHGSLRRATSLRINSNAGFQHRAASQVLTRDESGNVIASANTTPSHVERLRDMQLNESRVWYQQSSERQRLYRSVDELLVQRESLFLTEFDPPQLPQGGQALALGDGVMTLNISGSNGLVVSGSSAVFSGGLVMNTPTSPTAFDINGTTRFNTYGFRSGDQPIVGRMAFQADDARSTGGKPFASDAQWLCPLVTDASGKVKVSMTAPGVGGAWRLSSRGCTITTSVGQAEKEMITKWDFAPEIRTPVAVSPGDSFTPRMLLHGAPEGETTAEATFESTSTQKRMVTLKPDGTAEVIFDPVTAPASHGLSIATASAKTDKGTVALSANFIVPPVGETQRTHAANLLAVPGEALIAAAPGQSLQASVFGSPFVLLQNMSSLSQTAASRLLSRVSTARAGKASNEEQIRLLISELQITQRDGGWTWQDVKWQHDSVVSSLALWALVEAKALGLEVEETAVKGTSAYLKKALAIIPPDEPDKAAVILHALACVNEADFSVANRMYRDRAKLNDPALAWLAAAFQRMNRVDEAKELLKALEAKPVWVGSKTTSRLSSDDDTTAIVLYAAAKTEPGSTLAKKAADVLLQRLGVDLGAQSALQGLWTAALAEHFISTGMHQTPEAEEMKLTLNGNTRNVGSGEKIQIPTPKPGADGKIHLGLSWKDNKGTPIVITTFINEKPVDLKAATVDSLPTIAKRQWLHEGLRHHDLPLQAESSSPVNVAAQGQRLRVRLELKTPKQPQNGYVIIDEPLPGGCMFVPGSLSANEARVEQLPGMLRLWFIPGMFVESTEISYELIALHPGTYRIPHTRVRDACRPERFNAGPEGKLTILAPGKPSTDPYVMNGFERLELAELLFNENALEEARTHLEILRNDAEAMKSHERDIARMLLWIHTTREKTDARQVVELFEALSERHPDIVIPFDKILKVAAAYRQIGEFERAWLVYRATMDSSFVSDAGVSAALETAGDFPGSAEHQTSLWMEYPDGADGLLASFSLAQRFQEMAANPTSVPLRPGAAKWTKNQLLERSRDLLRQLVTLHAKDDLADDAAFSLANVFFDLKDYASVVTTAGNAATTFTKSTFLNNFHYMTALGRFWQYQFPEALAAAAPVASGMSEDAPNARYITAQIHHAQGKVAEAIRWYEKVKDDFDDARESIAVLQEKGVKLPHATRVKPGQPVKLELDHRNVKEAALLIYRVDLMKLHERQKDLSSVSGVNLSGITPQAEMKVPLGDGLDYAWKKRSIELPLKDEGAYLVICRGDSQMTSGLVLLTTLDLEVNEDATNGGIRVQLRDTIRNAYVADADIAAYDSSGTAQPQKGRTDPRGAFSASGIHGHATVVVKLGENRYAIHRSATPLMPPQVAVRTPVPMPTNGAPAQQPSAPAAGKPMSKDDYLFNVKGRFNDLNTGNKAAWFDKLQNEGKGVKAEKAFKK
- a CDS encoding c-type cytochrome domain-containing protein, translated to MNIRHLFSLLYALLIASCATPPDPETKPMGENALSKEEIKAAKAGPVDFVSHVKPVLERKCVMCHNRKALPGHMSLENRTQAMRSGALGAYIVPGHPENSLLIANVHSAHQNVSVMPAVGERLTKDEYAILTKWVKEGANWPSGAAGTLEIVR